In Paralcaligenes sp. KSB-10, the following are encoded in one genomic region:
- the soxY gene encoding thiosulfate oxidation carrier protein SoxY: MNHQRRDVLRLGTVLGLAVAAGVLRPEQALAAQEQWNKEAFGGHSVGDVVKALGGSEPVNSDKIKLVAPDIAENGAVVPVGVVSDLPNTTQISVLVPNNPNALSALFDIPENTVADIATRIKMGKTSDIYALVKADGKYYAVHKEVKVTLGGCGG; encoded by the coding sequence ATGAATCACCAGCGTAGAGACGTGCTGCGGTTAGGCACGGTATTGGGTTTGGCGGTGGCTGCGGGGGTTTTGCGCCCCGAGCAGGCTCTGGCCGCACAAGAACAATGGAACAAAGAGGCCTTCGGCGGCCATTCGGTCGGCGATGTGGTGAAGGCCTTGGGGGGATCCGAGCCTGTCAATAGCGACAAAATCAAGCTGGTTGCGCCCGATATCGCCGAAAACGGCGCCGTGGTGCCGGTCGGAGTGGTCAGCGATCTGCCCAATACCACTCAAATTTCCGTCCTGGTGCCGAACAACCCGAATGCCTTGTCGGCGCTTTTCGACATTCCGGAAAATACCGTTGCCGATATTGCGACCCGCATCAAAATGGGTAAAACCTCCGATATCTATGCTTTGGTCAAAGCCGACGGCAAATATTATGCCGTTCACAAGGAAGTCAAAGTGACGCTCGGCGGCTGCGGCGGTTAA
- a CDS encoding c-type cytochrome → MYTWTKRTAAAGILALGLSGLAQAQDNFGLGRPATASEIQAWNIDVRPDFKGLPPGSGTVERGNTLWDSTCASCHGSFAESNEVFTAIVGGTTEEDIKTGHVASLTSRTQPVRTTFMKVDTISTLWDYIHRAMPWNAPKSLKPDDVYAVLAYLLNLAEIVPDDFTLSDKNMAEVQAKMPNRNGMVFWKGLWDVDGKPDTHNTACMANCVAQPLVSSTLPPYARNSNGDLAAQMRIVGPVRGADTLKPALVVAAGENAAEVKNYARSTLAPGAAQGSAGKPAGPAQSGDDAIKLLKDHACMACHAVDKKLLGPSFLDIAKKYKGASYAMQKLAGKIRDGGSGVWGAVPMPPHPNLDDADINSMLQWILAQTSAGH, encoded by the coding sequence ATGTACACGTGGACTAAGCGCACGGCCGCCGCCGGCATATTGGCCCTGGGCTTGTCGGGGCTGGCGCAGGCTCAGGACAACTTCGGCCTGGGCCGCCCGGCTACCGCCAGCGAAATCCAGGCTTGGAACATCGATGTGCGGCCCGATTTCAAGGGCCTGCCGCCAGGCAGCGGCACCGTCGAGCGCGGCAATACCCTTTGGGATTCCACCTGCGCCTCCTGTCATGGTTCATTCGCCGAAAGCAACGAGGTCTTTACCGCCATCGTGGGCGGAACCACGGAAGAAGACATCAAGACCGGCCATGTCGCATCCCTGACCAGCCGCACCCAGCCTGTGCGCACCACCTTCATGAAGGTCGACACCATATCGACCCTGTGGGACTACATACATCGCGCCATGCCCTGGAATGCGCCCAAGTCCCTCAAGCCCGACGATGTGTACGCCGTGCTGGCCTACCTGCTGAACCTGGCCGAAATCGTTCCCGACGATTTCACCCTGTCCGACAAAAACATGGCCGAGGTTCAGGCAAAAATGCCCAATCGCAACGGCATGGTCTTCTGGAAGGGGCTCTGGGACGTCGACGGCAAGCCGGATACCCATAATACGGCTTGCATGGCCAATTGCGTCGCGCAACCGCTTGTATCGTCAACCTTGCCGCCATACGCACGCAATTCGAATGGCGATCTGGCTGCGCAAATGCGCATTGTCGGGCCGGTGCGCGGCGCCGACACACTCAAGCCGGCGCTTGTCGTTGCGGCGGGCGAAAATGCCGCCGAAGTCAAAAACTATGCGCGCAGCACCCTGGCTCCGGGCGCCGCACAGGGTTCCGCGGGAAAACCCGCGGGGCCGGCGCAAAGTGGCGACGATGCCATTAAACTGTTAAAAGACCACGCGTGCATGGCTTGCCATGCCGTCGATAAAAAATTGCTCGGCCCTTCTTTTTTGGATATAGCCAAAAAATATAAGGGAGCGAGTTATGCTATGCAGAAATTAGCAGGGAAAATCCGCGACGGAGGGAGCGGAGTTTGGGGAGCAGTGCCTATGCCGCCTCACCCGAATCTTGACGATGCCGATATAAATTCGATGCTTCAATGGATTCTGGCGCAGACTTCGGCCGGGCATTAA